The sequence below is a genomic window from Sorangiineae bacterium MSr12523.
AGCTGCCCGCGCTTCAAACCGACGAGGGTACGTGGTTGTACGACTCGCCGGTGATCTGCGAATACCTGGATACGCTGCACGCGGGGCCGCCGATGGTTCCGCGGGAGGGGGCGGAGCGCTTCGAGGTTCTTCGCCTGCAGGCTTTGAGCGATGGGCTCGTGGAGGCGGGCCTTCTCTGCCGCTACGAGTCATTGCGACCGCCCGCACACGCGTGGCACGTGTGGACCGAGTCGCAACTCGGCAAGGTGCAGCGCGCCCTGGACAGCCTCGAAATCGAGGCGCGCGACGGACGCCATTTCTCCTTGGCGCGCCTCCACCTGGGACAAATCGCAGTCGCGTGCGCACTCGGCTGGCTCGACTTCCGCGGGGTCGCCGGCAACTTCCGCGAAAACCGCCCCAACTTGGCCAAGTGGTATATGCAGTTTTCCGCCCGCCCCTCGATGACCAGCACCGTGCCCCACGACGAGTGACCCAGCCGCGAAACTCGTGACGTCGCGAAAGGGCCTGCGCGAGTTGCTTCGGGATTCTCGAGAGCGGTATGCCTGGGCGCATGACGATGTGCGAGCAGCGATGGGGCGCGCGCGCCAGGAGCACGGTCCGCATCGCGATGGTGATCGCATTCGCGACGGCGGGGGCTCATTGCGGCGGCGGGGACGGCGAAAGCGGTGGTGACGGGCACCTTCCTGGTGCATCGGTCATCCCGGTCCAGAACTTTAGAACATCGGGCCGGGTCATCGTCGATTCGAATGGGAATCCCACGTTGCTTTGGGGCGCGAGTGGGAACGGCGAAGGACTTCACCTTTGGTGGCTTCATCGCGACAGGGAACGCGGTTGGCAAGAACCCCACATGGTTCCGACACGAGAGTTGGATGGGGTCAGCTTCGACCAAGGCCTGTATCCTGACGGCGATGGCAACGCGACGGCGGTGCTGGCAGCGCCCATCCAACGAAGCTCCGAGGTGACGCTGATGCCGTGGCGATACCGCGGCACCGAAGGTTGGGCCGAGCTACCTTCCGTGCCCGCGGACCGGACCTCCGAGTATCCGCCGCTCATGCTCGGCGGCGCGGGTGGACGGGCCGTTCATGTGAAGATTCTCAAGGAGGAAAGGGGCGCGGAGCCGCCGATTCATCGCATCGTGGTGAGCCGGTACGAGCCTGCCGCGGGGTGGAGCTCGCCCGAGGTTCTCGATGAAACGACCTACGCGTACGGCATCACGCAGCCGCGTGCGGCCCTGGGGGGCGATGGTTCGGTGCTGGTGGTGTGGAACCATCACGAATCGTCGTCCGACGTGGGCGCGATTGTGTTTCGTCACTTCGACGCGGCGGCCGGATGGACCGCGCGAGCGCCGATGCCAATGGCCTTGCCTGATCGGCTGCTCGCCGATGGCCACGGTGGAATGCTTGCACTCACGTATCTTCACGATCGCAAGACGCTGCTCTTGCAACCCTTCGGGGCCAACGGCTGGGGCGAGGCGAAGACGATTGCCACGGAGATCACCTCGCTGTCCAACGGCGGCGCGGATCATCATTGCAATGCAGCCATGTCCAAGGGCGGAGCGGCCATGGTCACCTGGTCGGAGTGGGGAAGGGTCCGCGCCGCGTATTTCTCCCAGGCCGACGGGCTGAAATTGCTCGACGTCCCCGCACCCGAAGGGCAATCGTCCAGCGGTGGTTACGCGCCGCTCGTGGGCCTCGATGCACAGGGCACGGCGACCGTCGTGTGGAACGCCAATCCGCCCGATTCTCGAATGCCCAATTGGCGTGACACCGTCTATGCACGATACAACCCTGCCAAAGGCTGGACGGCCGTCGCCCGCATCGAGAGCCAGCGCAACCTCGATTCGGCGCCGCTCGACCTTGCCGTGAGCGATGCGGGCCCCGGCGCCGTGATGTGGACGGAGGGAGCCAAGGACGTACCTATCTCCTATTGGGTCGCGACCCTGCCTTGAGCAGAATGCGCGGTCACCCGTCCTGGGGAGGTTCGGCGCAGTTCGCCAGTCGATCCAGTTCCGCCGAGAGGGCCATCCACTCTTTGCGCCCAAATCGGTCGATGACCTGGTGATGCATCTTTTCCCAGGCGGTGTTGGCCTTGGCCACGACCTGGTGGCCTTTGCGCGTGAGGGTGGCCGTTCGTGAGCGTGCGTCGGGCCCGGCCGTGATGGTGAGCCACCCATCGCGCTCCATGGGCGAGACGGCGCGGTAGAGGGATGACCTCTCCATCTCCAACTCGTCGGCGATGTGCGAGAGCGGATCCCCTTCCCTGCGCGCGATGCATTTCAAGACGGCCAGTTGCGTGTTGTTGACCCCCGAGCCGGCCAGCGCCGCGTCGTACGCGCGCCCCAGAACGCGCGAGAGCTTTTTCACGGTGGTGCACGCACAAGGAACGGAGCCGGGCTTGTTCGTGGAATACACGTGCCCTTCTTAATCGCGCATTCGTCGCCGCGCAAGGTTGACACGTACGGGGCCGAACCTAAATGATGCATACACATCAATCACGACACGGAGAATTGACGATGGCGATTCCGAGCGAGCCCGTCCCCCGGCGCACTCTTCTCAAAGCGGCCGCCGCACTGAGCGGATTATCGACCTTGGGTGTGCAAGCATGCGCGCCCGCGGCCGCGGTACCTGCGCTTCAACCCTTGACCATGGCGGATGCACCACTGGCCTCCGGCTCGAAGGTCACGGTGGAGCGACGCGGCCAGATCGTGCTCATCGGCTTGAATCGGCCCGAGATCCACAATCGCCTCGATCCGGAGGCGTTCACGCTTTTGGCCGAGGCCTATTATCAATACGATCACGATCCGTCGCTGCGCGCGGCGGTGCTCTTCGGTCATGGGCCCAATTTCTCGCGGGGCATCGACGTGAACGCCTTTCGGGCACGCGTAACCAAGGGCGGAGGGTCCCTGCTGGACAAGCCGGGGACGCTGGATCCATTGGCCAAATCGAAGATCCGGCGCACCAAGCCGCTGGTGGCCGTCGTTCATGGCGATACCTGGAATATGGGGCACGAGATCCATCTTGCCGCCGATATCCGAATTGCCGCGGCGAATACGCGATACGGCCAAGACGAGAATACGCATGGTCGCTTTCCCGGCGGCGGTTCCACCGTGCGTTTCGTTCGCGAAGCGGGTTGGGGAAATGCGATGCGGTACATCCTGACGGGCGACCATTGGAGCGCGGAGGAAGCGTTGCGCATCGGGGTCGTGCAATCGGTCTGCCCGACGCCCGAAGCCGCGTTGCAAGTCGGGATCGAAATGGCCACCAAGATCGCGGCGTGCGGTCCGCTCGGGATCCGGGCGAGCCTCGATTCGGCACACCTGGCCATCGATGAGTCGGAGCAGAAAGCTTTGTCGCAGTTGGACGCGCAGTACGGCGCCCTGTACAAGACGCAAGACTTCGTCGAAGGGCGAAACGCGGAAGCCGAAGGCCGCCCGCCGGTCTACTTGGGCAGGTAACCTATTGAGCGCGGTTCCGACCGCGACCACCGCCGCCGCCACCACCACCACCGCGACTTGCGCGGCGCGCATCCATTTCGTCGAGGATGCTCTGGCGCGTGGCCTCTTCGAGCGCCTCGATGCGCGGAAACACGTCGCGCTCTTCCTCGGCGAGGTGCTCGCTCATGGTCGGCCCCAGCGCGTCCGCGGCATCGCGAATGGCATCGCGGAGCTCGGCCCACCGGTCCGGCGACGACGCGAGCCGCTCGCATGGCTCGATGAGTGCGCGCAGAAGCTGCTCGTGCTCATGGTGCTCGTCCCGCATGCGACCAAGCGCCGCCCGCGCATCGGGATCCGTGAGCCGAGGCAGAATGGACTCCTCCTCATCCCGCGTGTGCATCGGGAGAGCCCGCGTGAAGTACCGCGCAATCCGCTCGGCCACCTCCCGCACGCCATCCTCCGTCTCGGGCGGCGTGCGGGCAAGGCTCGACGCCAGCGCCAGCATCTCGCGAATTCGTGCATGACAATCGAGCAGACGTCCGATTAGTGACCGATCATCGTCGCGCGCCATGGTTCCGATGAGGAGCTTAGCGCAGGCGAGCGGCCACCGGCAGAGTTTCGGACGCGGCTCACCTGGCCGAGCACGTCACGCTTTGATGGCGCGGGTGACGAGGAAGTCCTGACGAACCCAATTGTCCTGAAAATAGATACTTGCCAATTCATCCAACTCACGACGAAAGGCCGCGAGCTTCGGCGGGTCCGACGTTTGCAGCATTTCTACCAGCTTGATCACAGGCCCCGCAATCCGCTCCATGAACTGACGCACATGCTGCGGGCTCAAGATCGGGACTCGCATCGCATCGCGATCGAAGCAGAGATCCGTGACGGCGGTCCCGAGGCGCTCCCGAACGATGTTCGAGTCGCCCCATTCCCAAGACGGAGAGACGCCGGGCGGCGGGGGCGGCAGGTACCTTGCGGTGAGCGCAAACATTTTGCCCACGAACACATCTGGAGGCCAGGTGGAAAAGGCAATGGTGCCTCCCCGCCGGAGCACCCTGAGCATCTCCTGGATGGCAACCTTTGGTCGCGGAGCAAACATGTGGCCGAATTGACTCAGCACCACGTCGAACGATGCATCTTCGAAGGGGAGCGCTTCGACGTCCCCTTGGTGCCACTCGATTTCGAGCCCCATGATGGAGGCATTCTCTTTGGCTCGCTCGAGGAGTGGCGGCGATAGATCGAGCCCCGTTACCTTGGCCCCGAGCCGCGCTGCGGTGAGCCCCACCACGCCCGTTCCACAGGCCACGTCGAGCACGCGAGCGCCCGGCGTAACCTGCGCGAACTTGACCAGCCGAGGCGCCGTAGAGCCGGAAAACATCTCGGTGGGAGCAAAGCTCGCCCACGCTTGCTTGGCCGTTTCCTTTAGCTGAGCAATCGGATCCATCGTTCCCCTCCTGTGGACTCGACAGCATGCCCCAATCCGTTCGGGGGCGCACGCCAAGCTTTCAGGCGCTGGCGCGGGCGGCGCGGCGTCGAGCCATTTCGAGTACTTCGAACTCGGAGATGGCTTTGCCCTGATCGCCGAGGCGCTTTGCAGCGCGGATCACATGCGCGAGCTCCGCTTCGCTCAAGGGGTGGTTCGCATCGGCAAGGACGTGCGCGATGGCGGCTCGCCCCGAGTGCTTGCCGAACATGAATCGCCGGCGCGACCCCACGAGGGCCGGATCGAATGGCTCGTACGTCGACGGGTCGCGGATGATGCCGCCCGTGTGAAGCCCGATCTCGTGGCGGAAGGCATTCGAACCGATGATGGCTTTGTTGGGCGCCATGGCGAAGGGGAGGAAACTCCGCAGCACATTGGCGGCCGGCTTCATCTCGTCCAAGGCGAGCGCCGTGGAGTAACCGAGTTGCATTTCCAACGCGCAGGCTACTTCCTCGAGCGGAGCACCTCCGGCGCGTTCGCCGATGCCGCCCAGCGAGCACATGACCGTGGACGCCCCGGCCTCCACGGCGGCCAGCGAGTTCGCCGTGGC
It includes:
- a CDS encoding glutathione S-transferase N-terminal domain-containing protein, encoding MRITWSSTSPFVRKVIVFAVETGLDARIERMPIKTSPTTPSSELSKYNPLTKLPALQTDEGTWLYDSPVICEYLDTLHAGPPMVPREGAERFEVLRLQALSDGLVEAGLLCRYESLRPPAHAWHVWTESQLGKVQRALDSLEIEARDGRHFSLARLHLGQIAVACALGWLDFRGVAGNFRENRPNLAKWYMQFSARPSMTSTVPHDE
- a CDS encoding MarR family winged helix-turn-helix transcriptional regulator; this encodes MYSTNKPGSVPCACTTVKKLSRVLGRAYDAALAGSGVNNTQLAVLKCIARREGDPLSHIADELEMERSSLYRAVSPMERDGWLTITAGPDARSRTATLTRKGHQVVAKANTAWEKMHHQVIDRFGRKEWMALSAELDRLANCAEPPQDG
- a CDS encoding enoyl-CoA hydratase-related protein: MAIPSEPVPRRTLLKAAAALSGLSTLGVQACAPAAAVPALQPLTMADAPLASGSKVTVERRGQIVLIGLNRPEIHNRLDPEAFTLLAEAYYQYDHDPSLRAAVLFGHGPNFSRGIDVNAFRARVTKGGGSLLDKPGTLDPLAKSKIRRTKPLVAVVHGDTWNMGHEIHLAADIRIAAANTRYGQDENTHGRFPGGGSTVRFVREAGWGNAMRYILTGDHWSAEEALRIGVVQSVCPTPEAALQVGIEMATKIAACGPLGIRASLDSAHLAIDESEQKALSQLDAQYGALYKTQDFVEGRNAEAEGRPPVYLGR
- a CDS encoding hemerythrin domain-containing protein translates to MLALASSLARTPPETEDGVREVAERIARYFTRALPMHTRDEEESILPRLTDPDARAALGRMRDEHHEHEQLLRALIEPCERLASSPDRWAELRDAIRDAADALGPTMSEHLAEEERDVFPRIEALEEATRQSILDEMDARRASRGGGGGGGGGRGRNRAQ
- a CDS encoding class I SAM-dependent methyltransferase, translating into MDPIAQLKETAKQAWASFAPTEMFSGSTAPRLVKFAQVTPGARVLDVACGTGVVGLTAARLGAKVTGLDLSPPLLERAKENASIMGLEIEWHQGDVEALPFEDASFDVVLSQFGHMFAPRPKVAIQEMLRVLRRGGTIAFSTWPPDVFVGKMFALTARYLPPPPPGVSPSWEWGDSNIVRERLGTAVTDLCFDRDAMRVPILSPQHVRQFMERIAGPVIKLVEMLQTSDPPKLAAFRRELDELASIYFQDNWVRQDFLVTRAIKA